A region from the Drosophila takahashii strain IR98-3 E-12201 chromosome 2L, DtakHiC1v2, whole genome shotgun sequence genome encodes:
- the LOC108065998 gene encoding apoptosis-resistant E3 ubiquitin protein ligase 1 isoform X3, giving the protein MGQMQCTPEDAALRPDLVLIRSYVSYKGFSSDNYDISMIVSNIKVGGVMRSTKGKSFPTVEVKLCFGEAKGISSLSSCGDPERLPELPPLDEQRLQRAALHLQQKLILREWLRDHRLQHHYQRLLAVEVASLEDVYWLEDSRASKILGKDWQLWSGARQNLPTSKAQLDALKAQLWSTVVKSSQHQDAWTWGGMLVVSVSVAGLVTLAAMTQPSLAPEARHSLLQYVTGKYLLPANCKVQWDWKDPASVGGTMCFVVRFFQRNGQPYPICDTDQFFVEVTEGTRKVVTISELGSSTDPNNANIAKVKFTVRTAGQYKISVLIGASHIAGSPFLRSFLPGAIDARRSRFIRPASTVICCAGAPTLMHIEPRDEFGNACLFDQNQSDEALQGYQVAIYDLHGIPVEKLQHAIVFAYDRVNSRVSVTALFPEPTCLRAVISYRDQQLPNGDFDIIVLSSSDTTLVHKNIASRKHNICYEAKLLSIFGVSKNKPRKVLCYVGPKQVTIKEMILKFIPKRIATFRLCPSTKFHFLPQLVSQLHGPVFIIDDGAQPKIELASKDRNIIAATFTHFLLKNIGGSETFKDKQDFFYHEVRKFHASYYHEKMALKVQREKILESSMKAAKGFSVSDWCGNFEVTFQGEQGIDWGGLRREWFELVCSALFDARGGLFCTFHDKHQALVHPNPTRPAHLKLKHFEFAGKMVGKCLFESALGGSYRQLVRARFSRSFLAQLIGLRVHYKYFEQDDPDLYLSKIKYILDTDLDATDTLELYFVEEMYDCSSGQLSKTIELIPNGAKTRVTNATKNQYLDSLAQQRLCNSVKDEVDSFLKGLNSIIPDNLLSIFDENELELLMCGTGEYSISDFKSHHIANGNSAEFRRVLAWFWAGVSNFSQTEMARLLQFTTGCSQLPPGGFQELNPQFQITAAPTFGNLPTAHTCFNQLCLPDYESYEQFEKSLLLAISEGSEGFGMV; this is encoded by the exons ATGGGTCAGATGCAATGCACACCCGAAGATGCCGCTCTCAGACCGGATTTAGTCCTGATCCGTAGCTATGTCAGTTATAAGGGGTTTTCTTCCGACAACTATGATATATCCATGATCGTTAGTAACATCAAGGTTGGAGGGGTGATGAGGTCAACGAAGGGCAAGAGCTTTCCCACTGTCGAAGTAAAGTTGTGTTTCGGTGAAGCAAAGG GAATCTCCTCCTTGTCGAGCTGCGGCGATCCGGAGCGTCTGCCGGAGCTGCCGCCTTTGGACGAGCAGCGTCTTCAGCGGGCCGCCCTGCATCTGCAGCAGAAGCTGATCCTGCGCGAGTGGCTGAGGGATCACCGGCTGCAGCACCACTACCAACGACTGCTGGCCGTGGAGGTTGCCTCGCTGGAGGACGTCTACTGGCTGGAGGATTCGCGGGCCAGCAAGATCCTCGGCAAGGACTGGCAGCTGTGGTCGGGGGCGCGACAGAACCTGCCCACGTCGAAGGCCCAGTTGGACGCCCTGAAGGCGCAGCTCTGGTCGACGGTGGTCAAGAGCAGCCAGCACCAGGACGCCTGGACATGGGGCGGCATGCTGGTCGTATCCGTCTCAGTCGCCGGCCTCGTCACCCTGGCTGCCATGACGCAGCCCTCGCTGGCCCCAGAG GCCCGTCACTCCCTTCTGCAGTACGTCACTGGGAAGTATCTGCTGCCCGCCAACTGCAAGGTTCAGTGGGACTGGAAGGATCCCGCCAGCGTCGGCGGCACCATGTGCTTCGTGGTCCGCTTCTTCCAGCGCAACGGACAGCCCTATCCCATCTGTGATACGGACCAGTTCTTCGTCGAGGTCACCGAGGGCACGCGCAAGGTGGTCACCATCAGCGAGCTGGGCTCCTCCACCGATCCCAATAACGCCAATATCGCCAAGGTTAAGTTCACAGTTCGAACGGCGGGCCAGTACAAGATATCCGTGCTGATTGGCGCCAGTCACATTGCCGGTTCGCCCTTCCTGCGATCCTTTCTGCCCGGCGCCATCGATGCCCGGCGATCGCGGTTCATCCGGCCAGCCAGCACGGTCATCTGCTGTGCCGGAGCACCCACTCTGATGCACATCGAGCCCAGGGATGAGTTTGGAAACGCATGCCTGTTCGATCAAAACCAATCGGATGAGGCTCTGCAG GGCTACCAAGTGGCCATATACGACCTGCACGGTATTCCGGTGGAGAAGCTGCAGCACGCGATTGTCTTTGCCTACGACAGGGTTAACTCCCGGGTCTCGGTGACCGCCCTCTTCCCAGAGCCCACTTGCCTAAGGGCCGTCATCAGCTACCGGGATCAGCAGCTGCCCAATGGCGACTTTGACATCATAGTGCTAAGCA GCAGCGACACCACCTTGGTGCACAAGAACATAGCCTCCCGGAAGCACAACATCTGCTATGAGGCCAAGCTACTGAGCATTTTCGGCGTGTCCAAGAACAAGCCGAGGAAAGTGCTCTGCTATGTGGGACCCAAACAG GTGACCATTAAGGAGATGATCCTGAAGTTTATACCCAAGCGGATTGCCACCTTCCGGCTGTGTCCCTCGACCAAGTTCCACTTTCTGCCGCAGTTGGTCTCCCAGCTGCACGGCCCCGTCTTCATCATCGACGATGGGGCTCAGCCCAAGATCGAGTTGGCCTCCAAGGATCGGAATATCATAGCGGCCACCTTCACACACTTCCTGCTGAAGAACATCGGCGGTTCGGAGACGTTCAAGGATAAGCAGGACTTTTTCTACCACGAGGTTCGAAAATTCCACGCCAGCTACTATCACGAGAAGATGGCCCTGAAGGTGCAGCGCGAGAAGATCCTGGAGAGCAGCATGAAGGCGGCCAAGGGATTCTCGGTGTCCGACTGGTGCGGCAACTTCGAGGTCACCTTCCAGGGCGAGCAGGGCATCGACTGGGGCGGCCTGAGGCGGGAGTGGTTCGAGCTGGTCTGCAGCGCCCTCTTCGATGCCCGCGGCGGGCTCTTCTGCACCTTCCACGACAAGCACCAGGCGCTGGTCCATCCGAATCCCACGCGACCGGCGCATCTGAAGCTGAAGCACTTCGAGTTCGCCGGCAAGATGGTGGGCAAGTGCCTGTTCGAGAGCGCTCTGGGCGGAAGCTATCGCCAGTTGGTCAGGGCCAGATTCAGTCGCTCCTTCTTGGCCCAACTGATTGGCCTTAGAGTGCACTATAAG TACTTTGAGCAAGATGACCCCGACTTGTATCTGTCCAAGATCAAGTACATCCTGGACACCGATCTGGATGCCACGGACACCCTGGAGCTGTACTTCGTGGAGGAGATGTACGATTGCAGCAGTGGCCAGCTGAGCAAGACCATCGAACTGATTCCCAACGGGGCCAAGACTAGAGTGACCAATGCCACCAAGAACCAGTACCTGGACTCCTTGGCCCAGCAGCGTCTGTGCAACAGTGTCAAGGACGAGGTGGATAGTTTCCTGAAGGGTCTGAACTCCATTATACCGGATAATCTACTGAGTATCTTTGATGAGAACGAACTGGAG cTGCTGATGTGCGGGACTGGGGAGTATTCCATCAGTGACTTCAAGTCGCACCACATCGCCAATGGCAATTCGGCTGAGTTTCGGCGTGTTTTGGCCTGGTTTTGGGCCGGAGTGAGCAACTTCAGCCAGACGGAGATGGCCCGGCTGCTGCAGTTCACCACGGGCTGCTCCCAGCTGCCGCCCGGGGGATTCCAGGAGCTGAATCCGCAGTTCCAGATAACGGCGGCCCCGACCTTCGGCAATCTGCCCACTGCGCACACCTG CTTCAACCAGCTGTGCCTGCCGGACTACGAGAGCTACGAGCAGTTCGAAAAGTCGCTGCTTTTGGCCATCAGCGAGGGCAGCGAGGGATTCGGCATGGTCTAG
- the LOC108065998 gene encoding apoptosis-resistant E3 ubiquitin protein ligase 1 isoform X1 → MGQMQCTPEDAALRPDLVLIRSYVSYKGFSSDNYDISMIVSNIKVGGVMRSTKGKSFPTVEVKLCFGEAKGISSLSSCGDPERLPELPPLDEQRLQRAALHLQQKLILREWLRDHRLQHHYQRLLAVEVASLEDVYWLEDSRASKILGKDWQLWSGARQNLPTSKAQLDALKAQLWSTVVKSSQHQDAWTWGGMLVVSVSVAGLVTLAAMTQPSLAPEARHSLLQYVTGKYLLPANCKVQWDWKDPASVGGTMCFVVRFFQRNGQPYPICDTDQFFVEVTEGTRKVVTISELGSSTDPNNANIAKVKFTVRTAGQYKISVLIGASHIAGSPFLRSFLPGAIDARRSRFIRPASTVICCAGAPTLMHIEPRDEFGNACLFDQNQSDEALQGYQVAIYDLHGIPVEKLQHAIVFAYDRVNSRVSVTALFPEPTCLRAVISYRDQQLPNGDFDIIVLSSSDTTLVHKNIASRKHNICYEAKLLSIFGVSKNKPRKVLCYVGPKQNSLIFQVTIKEMILKFIPKRIATFRLCPSTKFHFLPQLVSQLHGPVFIIDDGAQPKIELASKDRNIIAATFTHFLLKNIGGSETFKDKQDFFYHEVRKFHASYYHEKMALKVQREKILESSMKAAKGFSVSDWCGNFEVTFQGEQGIDWGGLRREWFELVCSALFDARGGLFCTFHDKHQALVHPNPTRPAHLKLKHFEFAGKMVGKCLFESALGGSYRQLVRARFSRSFLAQLIGLRVHYKYFEQDDPDLYLSKIKYILDTDLDATDTLELYFVEEMYDCSSGQLSKTIELIPNGAKTRVTNATKNQYLDSLAQQRLCNSVKDEVDSFLKGLNSIIPDNLLSIFDENELELLMCGTGEYSISDFKSHHIANGNSAEFRRVLAWFWAGVSNFSQTEMARLLQFTTGCSQLPPGGFQELNPQFQITAAPTFGNLPTAHTCFNQLCLPDYESYEQFEKSLLLAISEGSEGFGMV, encoded by the exons ATGGGTCAGATGCAATGCACACCCGAAGATGCCGCTCTCAGACCGGATTTAGTCCTGATCCGTAGCTATGTCAGTTATAAGGGGTTTTCTTCCGACAACTATGATATATCCATGATCGTTAGTAACATCAAGGTTGGAGGGGTGATGAGGTCAACGAAGGGCAAGAGCTTTCCCACTGTCGAAGTAAAGTTGTGTTTCGGTGAAGCAAAGG GAATCTCCTCCTTGTCGAGCTGCGGCGATCCGGAGCGTCTGCCGGAGCTGCCGCCTTTGGACGAGCAGCGTCTTCAGCGGGCCGCCCTGCATCTGCAGCAGAAGCTGATCCTGCGCGAGTGGCTGAGGGATCACCGGCTGCAGCACCACTACCAACGACTGCTGGCCGTGGAGGTTGCCTCGCTGGAGGACGTCTACTGGCTGGAGGATTCGCGGGCCAGCAAGATCCTCGGCAAGGACTGGCAGCTGTGGTCGGGGGCGCGACAGAACCTGCCCACGTCGAAGGCCCAGTTGGACGCCCTGAAGGCGCAGCTCTGGTCGACGGTGGTCAAGAGCAGCCAGCACCAGGACGCCTGGACATGGGGCGGCATGCTGGTCGTATCCGTCTCAGTCGCCGGCCTCGTCACCCTGGCTGCCATGACGCAGCCCTCGCTGGCCCCAGAG GCCCGTCACTCCCTTCTGCAGTACGTCACTGGGAAGTATCTGCTGCCCGCCAACTGCAAGGTTCAGTGGGACTGGAAGGATCCCGCCAGCGTCGGCGGCACCATGTGCTTCGTGGTCCGCTTCTTCCAGCGCAACGGACAGCCCTATCCCATCTGTGATACGGACCAGTTCTTCGTCGAGGTCACCGAGGGCACGCGCAAGGTGGTCACCATCAGCGAGCTGGGCTCCTCCACCGATCCCAATAACGCCAATATCGCCAAGGTTAAGTTCACAGTTCGAACGGCGGGCCAGTACAAGATATCCGTGCTGATTGGCGCCAGTCACATTGCCGGTTCGCCCTTCCTGCGATCCTTTCTGCCCGGCGCCATCGATGCCCGGCGATCGCGGTTCATCCGGCCAGCCAGCACGGTCATCTGCTGTGCCGGAGCACCCACTCTGATGCACATCGAGCCCAGGGATGAGTTTGGAAACGCATGCCTGTTCGATCAAAACCAATCGGATGAGGCTCTGCAG GGCTACCAAGTGGCCATATACGACCTGCACGGTATTCCGGTGGAGAAGCTGCAGCACGCGATTGTCTTTGCCTACGACAGGGTTAACTCCCGGGTCTCGGTGACCGCCCTCTTCCCAGAGCCCACTTGCCTAAGGGCCGTCATCAGCTACCGGGATCAGCAGCTGCCCAATGGCGACTTTGACATCATAGTGCTAAGCA GCAGCGACACCACCTTGGTGCACAAGAACATAGCCTCCCGGAAGCACAACATCTGCTATGAGGCCAAGCTACTGAGCATTTTCGGCGTGTCCAAGAACAAGCCGAGGAAAGTGCTCTGCTATGTGGGACCCAAACAG AACTCGCTGATCTTTCAGGTGACCATTAAGGAGATGATCCTGAAGTTTATACCCAAGCGGATTGCCACCTTCCGGCTGTGTCCCTCGACCAAGTTCCACTTTCTGCCGCAGTTGGTCTCCCAGCTGCACGGCCCCGTCTTCATCATCGACGATGGGGCTCAGCCCAAGATCGAGTTGGCCTCCAAGGATCGGAATATCATAGCGGCCACCTTCACACACTTCCTGCTGAAGAACATCGGCGGTTCGGAGACGTTCAAGGATAAGCAGGACTTTTTCTACCACGAGGTTCGAAAATTCCACGCCAGCTACTATCACGAGAAGATGGCCCTGAAGGTGCAGCGCGAGAAGATCCTGGAGAGCAGCATGAAGGCGGCCAAGGGATTCTCGGTGTCCGACTGGTGCGGCAACTTCGAGGTCACCTTCCAGGGCGAGCAGGGCATCGACTGGGGCGGCCTGAGGCGGGAGTGGTTCGAGCTGGTCTGCAGCGCCCTCTTCGATGCCCGCGGCGGGCTCTTCTGCACCTTCCACGACAAGCACCAGGCGCTGGTCCATCCGAATCCCACGCGACCGGCGCATCTGAAGCTGAAGCACTTCGAGTTCGCCGGCAAGATGGTGGGCAAGTGCCTGTTCGAGAGCGCTCTGGGCGGAAGCTATCGCCAGTTGGTCAGGGCCAGATTCAGTCGCTCCTTCTTGGCCCAACTGATTGGCCTTAGAGTGCACTATAAG TACTTTGAGCAAGATGACCCCGACTTGTATCTGTCCAAGATCAAGTACATCCTGGACACCGATCTGGATGCCACGGACACCCTGGAGCTGTACTTCGTGGAGGAGATGTACGATTGCAGCAGTGGCCAGCTGAGCAAGACCATCGAACTGATTCCCAACGGGGCCAAGACTAGAGTGACCAATGCCACCAAGAACCAGTACCTGGACTCCTTGGCCCAGCAGCGTCTGTGCAACAGTGTCAAGGACGAGGTGGATAGTTTCCTGAAGGGTCTGAACTCCATTATACCGGATAATCTACTGAGTATCTTTGATGAGAACGAACTGGAG cTGCTGATGTGCGGGACTGGGGAGTATTCCATCAGTGACTTCAAGTCGCACCACATCGCCAATGGCAATTCGGCTGAGTTTCGGCGTGTTTTGGCCTGGTTTTGGGCCGGAGTGAGCAACTTCAGCCAGACGGAGATGGCCCGGCTGCTGCAGTTCACCACGGGCTGCTCCCAGCTGCCGCCCGGGGGATTCCAGGAGCTGAATCCGCAGTTCCAGATAACGGCGGCCCCGACCTTCGGCAATCTGCCCACTGCGCACACCTG CTTCAACCAGCTGTGCCTGCCGGACTACGAGAGCTACGAGCAGTTCGAAAAGTCGCTGCTTTTGGCCATCAGCGAGGGCAGCGAGGGATTCGGCATGGTCTAG
- the LOC108065998 gene encoding apoptosis-resistant E3 ubiquitin protein ligase 1 isoform X4, whose product MLKRSLKVLIAVVLSLMFTVSLVKIVLLIWSSHPTAPHTAPPLPTVDEWLDSENLSSYKQLFRDKGISSLSSCGDPERLPELPPLDEQRLQRAALHLQQKLILREWLRDHRLQHHYQRLLAVEVASLEDVYWLEDSRASKILGKDWQLWSGARQNLPTSKAQLDALKAQLWSTVVKSSQHQDAWTWGGMLVVSVSVAGLVTLAAMTQPSLAPEARHSLLQYVTGKYLLPANCKVQWDWKDPASVGGTMCFVVRFFQRNGQPYPICDTDQFFVEVTEGTRKVVTISELGSSTDPNNANIAKVKFTVRTAGQYKISVLIGASHIAGSPFLRSFLPGAIDARRSRFIRPASTVICCAGAPTLMHIEPRDEFGNACLFDQNQSDEALQGYQVAIYDLHGIPVEKLQHAIVFAYDRVNSRVSVTALFPEPTCLRAVISYRDQQLPNGDFDIIVLSSSDTTLVHKNIASRKHNICYEAKLLSIFGVSKNKPRKVLCYVGPKQVTIKEMILKFIPKRIATFRLCPSTKFHFLPQLVSQLHGPVFIIDDGAQPKIELASKDRNIIAATFTHFLLKNIGGSETFKDKQDFFYHEVRKFHASYYHEKMALKVQREKILESSMKAAKGFSVSDWCGNFEVTFQGEQGIDWGGLRREWFELVCSALFDARGGLFCTFHDKHQALVHPNPTRPAHLKLKHFEFAGKMVGKCLFESALGGSYRQLVRARFSRSFLAQLIGLRVHYKYFEQDDPDLYLSKIKYILDTDLDATDTLELYFVEEMYDCSSGQLSKTIELIPNGAKTRVTNATKNQYLDSLAQQRLCNSVKDEVDSFLKGLNSIIPDNLLSIFDENELELLMCGTGEYSISDFKSHHIANGNSAEFRRVLAWFWAGVSNFSQTEMARLLQFTTGCSQLPPGGFQELNPQFQITAAPTFGNLPTAHTCFNQLCLPDYESYEQFEKSLLLAISEGSEGFGMV is encoded by the exons GAATCTCCTCCTTGTCGAGCTGCGGCGATCCGGAGCGTCTGCCGGAGCTGCCGCCTTTGGACGAGCAGCGTCTTCAGCGGGCCGCCCTGCATCTGCAGCAGAAGCTGATCCTGCGCGAGTGGCTGAGGGATCACCGGCTGCAGCACCACTACCAACGACTGCTGGCCGTGGAGGTTGCCTCGCTGGAGGACGTCTACTGGCTGGAGGATTCGCGGGCCAGCAAGATCCTCGGCAAGGACTGGCAGCTGTGGTCGGGGGCGCGACAGAACCTGCCCACGTCGAAGGCCCAGTTGGACGCCCTGAAGGCGCAGCTCTGGTCGACGGTGGTCAAGAGCAGCCAGCACCAGGACGCCTGGACATGGGGCGGCATGCTGGTCGTATCCGTCTCAGTCGCCGGCCTCGTCACCCTGGCTGCCATGACGCAGCCCTCGCTGGCCCCAGAG GCCCGTCACTCCCTTCTGCAGTACGTCACTGGGAAGTATCTGCTGCCCGCCAACTGCAAGGTTCAGTGGGACTGGAAGGATCCCGCCAGCGTCGGCGGCACCATGTGCTTCGTGGTCCGCTTCTTCCAGCGCAACGGACAGCCCTATCCCATCTGTGATACGGACCAGTTCTTCGTCGAGGTCACCGAGGGCACGCGCAAGGTGGTCACCATCAGCGAGCTGGGCTCCTCCACCGATCCCAATAACGCCAATATCGCCAAGGTTAAGTTCACAGTTCGAACGGCGGGCCAGTACAAGATATCCGTGCTGATTGGCGCCAGTCACATTGCCGGTTCGCCCTTCCTGCGATCCTTTCTGCCCGGCGCCATCGATGCCCGGCGATCGCGGTTCATCCGGCCAGCCAGCACGGTCATCTGCTGTGCCGGAGCACCCACTCTGATGCACATCGAGCCCAGGGATGAGTTTGGAAACGCATGCCTGTTCGATCAAAACCAATCGGATGAGGCTCTGCAG GGCTACCAAGTGGCCATATACGACCTGCACGGTATTCCGGTGGAGAAGCTGCAGCACGCGATTGTCTTTGCCTACGACAGGGTTAACTCCCGGGTCTCGGTGACCGCCCTCTTCCCAGAGCCCACTTGCCTAAGGGCCGTCATCAGCTACCGGGATCAGCAGCTGCCCAATGGCGACTTTGACATCATAGTGCTAAGCA GCAGCGACACCACCTTGGTGCACAAGAACATAGCCTCCCGGAAGCACAACATCTGCTATGAGGCCAAGCTACTGAGCATTTTCGGCGTGTCCAAGAACAAGCCGAGGAAAGTGCTCTGCTATGTGGGACCCAAACAG GTGACCATTAAGGAGATGATCCTGAAGTTTATACCCAAGCGGATTGCCACCTTCCGGCTGTGTCCCTCGACCAAGTTCCACTTTCTGCCGCAGTTGGTCTCCCAGCTGCACGGCCCCGTCTTCATCATCGACGATGGGGCTCAGCCCAAGATCGAGTTGGCCTCCAAGGATCGGAATATCATAGCGGCCACCTTCACACACTTCCTGCTGAAGAACATCGGCGGTTCGGAGACGTTCAAGGATAAGCAGGACTTTTTCTACCACGAGGTTCGAAAATTCCACGCCAGCTACTATCACGAGAAGATGGCCCTGAAGGTGCAGCGCGAGAAGATCCTGGAGAGCAGCATGAAGGCGGCCAAGGGATTCTCGGTGTCCGACTGGTGCGGCAACTTCGAGGTCACCTTCCAGGGCGAGCAGGGCATCGACTGGGGCGGCCTGAGGCGGGAGTGGTTCGAGCTGGTCTGCAGCGCCCTCTTCGATGCCCGCGGCGGGCTCTTCTGCACCTTCCACGACAAGCACCAGGCGCTGGTCCATCCGAATCCCACGCGACCGGCGCATCTGAAGCTGAAGCACTTCGAGTTCGCCGGCAAGATGGTGGGCAAGTGCCTGTTCGAGAGCGCTCTGGGCGGAAGCTATCGCCAGTTGGTCAGGGCCAGATTCAGTCGCTCCTTCTTGGCCCAACTGATTGGCCTTAGAGTGCACTATAAG TACTTTGAGCAAGATGACCCCGACTTGTATCTGTCCAAGATCAAGTACATCCTGGACACCGATCTGGATGCCACGGACACCCTGGAGCTGTACTTCGTGGAGGAGATGTACGATTGCAGCAGTGGCCAGCTGAGCAAGACCATCGAACTGATTCCCAACGGGGCCAAGACTAGAGTGACCAATGCCACCAAGAACCAGTACCTGGACTCCTTGGCCCAGCAGCGTCTGTGCAACAGTGTCAAGGACGAGGTGGATAGTTTCCTGAAGGGTCTGAACTCCATTATACCGGATAATCTACTGAGTATCTTTGATGAGAACGAACTGGAG cTGCTGATGTGCGGGACTGGGGAGTATTCCATCAGTGACTTCAAGTCGCACCACATCGCCAATGGCAATTCGGCTGAGTTTCGGCGTGTTTTGGCCTGGTTTTGGGCCGGAGTGAGCAACTTCAGCCAGACGGAGATGGCCCGGCTGCTGCAGTTCACCACGGGCTGCTCCCAGCTGCCGCCCGGGGGATTCCAGGAGCTGAATCCGCAGTTCCAGATAACGGCGGCCCCGACCTTCGGCAATCTGCCCACTGCGCACACCTG CTTCAACCAGCTGTGCCTGCCGGACTACGAGAGCTACGAGCAGTTCGAAAAGTCGCTGCTTTTGGCCATCAGCGAGGGCAGCGAGGGATTCGGCATGGTCTAG